A single Triticum dicoccoides isolate Atlit2015 ecotype Zavitan chromosome 2A, WEW_v2.0, whole genome shotgun sequence DNA region contains:
- the LOC119352550 gene encoding uncharacterized protein LOC119352550, with protein MVEDVVLQDKINDELVAYRKEQGTFGREIAKRQRRNKSFDPAQWWSSHGSDSPNLRVLAMRILSLTCSSSACERNFSVFQQIHTKKRNRLLHNKMRDLVFIKFNSKLKQKRKMKNRDPIVDHTFVDVVEDEDNEWITGIVPHEPDEVVEVAASTSQGAVGASKRKRASQSRPRKKKKLLPVFREDELESASSSSESEDDAMHSPSGSSNESDSE; from the exons ATGGTTGAAGATGTTGTCCTTCAAGACAAAATCAATGATGAGCTTGTGGCATATCGAAAGGAACAGGGGACATTTGGAAGAGAAATTGCCAAAAGGCAGCGGAGAAACAAAAGCTTTGATCCAG CTCAATGGTGGTCCAGTCATGGGTCAGATTCACCAAATCTCAGAGTATTGGCGATGCGGATTTTGAGTTTGACATGCAGCTCCTCCGCTTGTGAGAGGAATTTTAGTGTTTTTCAGCAG ATTCACACAAAGAAACGCAACAGGCTGCTTCATAATAAAATGAGAGACCTTGTTTTTATCAAGTTCAACTCCAAACTCAAACAAAAGAGAAAGATGAAAAACAGGGACCCGATTGTGGACCACACATTTGTAGATGTTGTAGAAGATGAAGATAATGAGTGGATCACAGGTATTGTGCCTCATGAACCTGATGAAGTTGTAGAAGTTGCAGCATCAACATCACAAGGAGCAGTTGGTGCATCAAAAAGAAAGAGAGCGTCCCAATCTCGCCCTCGGAAGAAGAAAAAACTGCTCCCTGTTTTTCGTGAAGATGAGTTGGAGTCAGCTAGTTCTTCTTCTGAATCGGAAGATGATGCCATGCATTCACCATCTGGTTCATCAAATGAGAGTGATTCTGAATAA